A single Arachidicoccus sp. BS20 DNA region contains:
- a CDS encoding acyltransferase family protein — protein MNDYKNISFFKGLNALRFFAAYLVVMHHAETIRRKNGIANFEWFSVFRNGTNAVNFFFVLSGFLITYLLLKEHKRTGSISIRNFYIKRILRIWPLYFLLVIAGTLVIPAFIKLLHIDYVMPYTFGQSWFYFVFFVPGLVTFYFGHHLLEPLWSIGVEEVFYLIWAPLFKFLRKRILFILFAVICIKIVLIALSLTIIKNELFNYIVNTFNFEAMAIGGLGACFVYNRQRPISSLWMYKMPVQIVVYFALFIFLLFNINIHNVVWNTVFNAPVFSNILIDFLFLYLIIGVSLIEHNIIKLRSKTLSYLGEISYGIYMYHMILVFAIILFLKRYLIHLNLATGTIVFYAIITPAVILVASLSRFYFEKRFLNLRKNIEPQRHNDTK, from the coding sequence ATGAACGATTATAAAAATATTTCCTTTTTCAAAGGACTGAATGCTTTACGTTTTTTTGCTGCCTATTTGGTGGTAATGCACCATGCGGAAACGATTCGCCGCAAAAACGGCATTGCCAATTTTGAATGGTTCAGCGTTTTCCGCAACGGTACAAATGCCGTGAATTTCTTCTTCGTCCTCAGTGGATTTTTAATTACCTATTTGTTACTGAAAGAACATAAGCGCACAGGAAGCATCAGCATCAGAAACTTTTACATCAAAAGAATTTTGCGCATTTGGCCTCTTTATTTCCTACTCGTAATCGCCGGAACGCTTGTGATTCCTGCATTTATCAAACTGTTGCACATTGATTATGTAATGCCTTACACATTTGGGCAAAGCTGGTTTTACTTCGTATTTTTTGTTCCGGGTTTAGTTACGTTTTATTTCGGGCATCATTTGTTAGAGCCATTGTGGTCAATCGGTGTGGAAGAAGTTTTTTATTTGATTTGGGCACCGCTGTTTAAATTTCTCAGAAAAAGAATTTTGTTTATTCTTTTCGCTGTCATTTGTATAAAAATCGTTTTAATCGCACTCTCGCTTACCATAATTAAAAATGAATTATTCAATTACATTGTAAATACGTTCAACTTTGAAGCAATGGCAATTGGCGGGCTTGGCGCGTGTTTCGTTTATAACAGACAACGACCGATTTCCAGTTTATGGATGTATAAAATGCCAGTACAAATTGTTGTTTATTTCGCGCTGTTTATCTTTCTGTTATTCAACATCAATATTCATAATGTTGTGTGGAATACAGTTTTTAACGCCCCCGTTTTTTCAAATATTTTGATAGACTTTTTATTTTTATATTTAATCATCGGCGTATCGCTGATTGAACACAACATCATCAAACTAAGGTCAAAAACCTTGTCTTATCTCGGCGAAATTTCTTACGGAATTTATATGTATCACATGATTCTGGTGTTTGCGATAATTTTGTTTTTGAAAAGATATCTGATACATCTGAATCTTGCGACGGGAACAATTGTGTTTTACGCCATCATCACGCCGGCTGTGATTTTGGTTGCATCATTGTCAAGATTTTACTTTGAAAAACGGTTTTTAAATCTGAGAAAAAATATTGAACCACAAAGACACAACGACACAAAGTAA
- a CDS encoding MBL fold metallo-hydrolase — translation MLKIQIFTFNPFQENTYVLRNDKGEAIIIDAGAYFPAEVQTLYDYILRAGLQPKFLLNTHCHLDHIFGIEAIGKKYNLELFIHPLEEEIIAKAKESGEKFGLNVEDFTAKINFVNEGETITLGNDELRVILAPGHSPGSICFYNEEQNFLIGGDVLFRESIGRTDLYKGSHEQLLHSIKEKLFILPDETVVYPGHGTATTIGYEKLHNPFLQ, via the coding sequence ATGCTGAAAATTCAAATATTTACTTTCAACCCGTTTCAGGAAAATACTTATGTGCTGCGCAATGACAAAGGCGAAGCAATTATCATAGATGCAGGTGCCTATTTTCCCGCGGAAGTTCAAACGCTGTACGATTACATTTTGCGCGCAGGTTTGCAACCTAAATTTTTACTGAATACACACTGCCATCTCGACCACATTTTCGGCATTGAAGCAATTGGTAAAAAATATAATTTGGAATTATTCATTCATCCATTGGAAGAAGAAATCATAGCGAAAGCAAAAGAATCGGGCGAAAAATTCGGACTGAATGTTGAAGATTTTACAGCAAAAATAAATTTCGTAAACGAAGGCGAAACGATAACTTTAGGCAATGACGAACTGAGGGTAATTCTTGCGCCGGGACATTCGCCAGGAAGCATTTGTTTTTACAACGAAGAACAAAATTTTCTTATCGGCGGCGATGTGCTTTTTCGCGAAAGCATCGGCAGAACAGATTTATACAAAGGCAGCCATGAACAACTTTTGCATAGCATTAAGGAAAAATTGTTCATCTTGCCCGACGAAACTGTTGTCTATCCCGGGCACGGAACAGCAACAACTATCGGTTATGAAAAATTGCATAATCCGTTTTTACAGTAA
- a CDS encoding TlpA family protein disulfide reductase, translated as MKKLFLLGGIVTLLATTACKSNNGGSFEVTGKVKTQNGKKIYLREIDFANQATISIDSQDVKSDGSFALKSGSKVTGQHLFLLSVDNGFPFIFINDNDKINIEFDPASPLHPSISGSEVTSKLYAFINKESAKDSVLNAALIQLDSLGKQATTTPAQDSLIGALKKNRDAKIADINSDIKNFVNTSDNALSVFYVLSTMAPNTLAPQDLLPLAQAASNRFKEDGSLAGFASRVKEAATNESNPNASFALLNQQAPDLTMQTPDGKPMKISDFKGKYLLVDFWASWCGPCRGENPNVVKVYNKYKDKNFTILGVSLDNDKDAWIKAIKDDKLSWNHMSDLKQWNSAAVQAYGFQGIPFNVLIDPTGKIIADDLRGDDLDNKLAEVLK; from the coding sequence ATGAAAAAACTATTTTTATTAGGCGGCATCGTTACATTACTTGCAACAACAGCCTGCAAATCCAACAACGGTGGTTCGTTTGAAGTAACGGGAAAAGTAAAAACCCAAAACGGCAAAAAGATTTATTTAAGGGAAATAGACTTTGCCAATCAGGCAACCATTTCCATCGATTCCCAAGATGTAAAAAGCGATGGTTCTTTTGCATTAAAATCAGGCTCGAAAGTTACAGGACAACATTTGTTTTTGCTGAGTGTTGATAATGGTTTCCCGTTTATATTTATCAATGACAACGACAAAATCAACATTGAATTTGACCCTGCAAGCCCGCTCCATCCAAGCATTTCAGGCTCCGAAGTAACTTCAAAATTATATGCTTTTATCAATAAGGAAAGTGCAAAAGATTCTGTGCTTAATGCGGCTTTGATTCAGTTAGATTCGTTGGGAAAACAAGCAACGACTACACCCGCACAAGATTCTTTAATCGGCGCATTGAAAAAAAACCGTGATGCAAAAATTGCCGATATCAATAGCGATATTAAAAACTTTGTAAACACTTCCGACAATGCACTTTCCGTTTTTTATGTATTAAGTACGATGGCACCAAATACGCTTGCTCCGCAGGATTTACTTCCTTTGGCACAGGCTGCGAGTAATCGTTTCAAAGAAGACGGAAGCCTTGCCGGCTTTGCAAGCCGCGTGAAGGAAGCCGCAACAAATGAATCAAACCCGAATGCAAGTTTTGCGTTGCTTAATCAGCAAGCGCCGGACTTGACAATGCAAACACCTGACGGGAAACCAATGAAAATCAGCGACTTTAAAGGCAAATATTTACTGGTTGATTTCTGGGCAAGTTGGTGCGGACCTTGTCGCGGCGAAAACCCTAATGTGGTAAAGGTTTACAATAAATACAAGGATAAAAATTTTACGATTCTTGGTGTATCATTGGATAACGACAAAGATGCGTGGATTAAAGCCATTAAAGACGATAAGCTTTCATGGAATCACATGAGCGATTTAAAACAATGGAACAGCGCGGCTGTGCAGGCATACGGATTCCAAGGCATTCCATTTAATGTGCTGATTGACCCGACAGGAAAAATTATTGCCGACGATTTGCGCGGCGACGACCTGGACAATAAACTGGCGGAAGTGTTGAAGTAA
- a CDS encoding YccF domain-containing protein: protein MKLIGNIIWIIFGGFIVFLEYIVSGLLLCVTIIGIPFGLQCFKIGVASLAPFGLKIYNRPPGITGGCLTTIFNIIWIFCGGIWIALTHLVFGLLFCITIIGIPFGRQHFKLMSLCFTPFGKGFG, encoded by the coding sequence ATGAAACTCATCGGCAATATTATCTGGATTATATTTGGAGGCTTCATCGTTTTTCTCGAATACATCGTGAGCGGCTTGCTGTTGTGTGTAACTATTATCGGCATTCCGTTTGGCTTGCAATGTTTTAAAATCGGCGTGGCATCGCTCGCGCCGTTCGGTTTAAAAATTTATAATCGTCCGCCTGGAATTACAGGTGGTTGCCTTACCACTATTTTTAACATCATCTGGATTTTTTGCGGCGGCATCTGGATTGCACTTACACATTTGGTTTTCGGTTTGCTGTTTTGCATTACCATTATCGGCATTCCTTTCGGCAGACAACATTTTAAACTGATGAGCCTTTGCTTTACGCCGTTCGGTAAAGGTTTCGGGTAA
- a CDS encoding HvfB family MNIO-type RiPP peptide maturase: MVGIGLRKDFAEELIDDNALKPDFIEVAPENWMNIGGYWKKQLHKALEKFPLFTHGLSLSIGSPDELDFEFLKRIKSFLKETNAQVYSEHLSYSKCDNAHLYDLLPIPFTEDAVNHVSERIKTVQDLLERKLTIEIVSYYTPLAPEMNEVEFINAIVANADCELLLDVNNVYVNSFNHHYNAKEFIDKLPLDKVHYIHMAGHTKVSDDLIIDTHGEAIIDPVYDLFSYTMKKLNREVPVLLERDFNIPEMEELQTEMDNLRDIIKSSLKKKSSHAIAH, encoded by the coding sequence ATGGTCGGCATAGGATTAAGAAAAGATTTTGCGGAAGAACTGATTGACGATAACGCGCTAAAGCCCGATTTTATTGAGGTTGCACCCGAAAACTGGATGAACATCGGCGGTTATTGGAAGAAGCAGTTACACAAAGCATTGGAAAAATTTCCCTTGTTTACGCATGGATTGTCTCTATCCATCGGCAGTCCCGATGAACTGGATTTTGAATTTTTAAAAAGAATAAAATCATTTTTGAAAGAAACCAATGCGCAGGTGTATTCCGAGCATTTGAGTTATTCAAAATGCGACAATGCGCACTTGTATGATTTGCTGCCGATACCTTTTACCGAAGATGCAGTCAATCATGTTTCGGAAAGAATCAAAACTGTGCAGGACTTGTTGGAAAGGAAATTAACAATTGAAATTGTAAGCTATTATACGCCGCTTGCGCCCGAAATGAACGAGGTGGAATTTATCAACGCCATCGTTGCAAATGCAGACTGCGAGCTGCTTTTGGACGTGAACAATGTGTATGTCAACAGCTTTAATCATCATTACAACGCGAAAGAATTTATTGATAAATTGCCTTTGGATAAAGTGCATTATATCCACATGGCGGGACATACAAAAGTCTCCGACGATTTGATTATCGATACACACGGCGAAGCGATTATAGATCCTGTGTACGATTTATTTAGTTATACAATGAAGAAGTTAAATCGTGAAGTTCCCGTGCTGCTGGAACGCGATTTTAATATTCCTGAAATGGAAGAACTGCAAACCGAAATGGATAATCTGCGCGACATTATCAAATCTTCTTTGAAAAAGAAATCTTCTCATGCAATCGCTCACTAA
- a CDS encoding HvfC/BufC N-terminal domain-containing protein, giving the protein MQSLTNTFEQQSKLASYCRTGEYEILENVNEKNVSQYRRLVFNVVDDMLQTAYPLTFELLTKDEWTNITKEFFANHACISPQVWSMPKEFYEYLSAGENHFLIKKYPFILELLWFEWLEVEMFMMEDKAVDYSIDGNIENDLLVINPEVHLQHFHYPVHLKNAKEISEDDKRNYFLSLHREPESGEVIFTSLSPALLRVLELLLEEPMSANAVAASICKEMNFERNNEIDAMLLQFVQNALETKLILGFLVR; this is encoded by the coding sequence ATGCAATCGCTCACTAATACATTTGAACAGCAATCTAAGCTGGCAAGTTATTGCCGTACGGGCGAATACGAAATATTGGAAAATGTAAATGAAAAGAATGTTTCACAGTATCGTCGTTTGGTGTTTAATGTTGTGGACGATATGCTGCAAACCGCGTATCCATTGACTTTCGAGTTATTAACAAAAGATGAATGGACAAATATTACCAAAGAATTTTTTGCCAATCATGCCTGCATTTCTCCGCAGGTTTGGTCTATGCCGAAAGAGTTTTATGAATATTTATCGGCAGGGGAAAATCATTTTCTGATAAAAAAATATCCTTTCATTTTAGAGCTATTATGGTTTGAATGGCTCGAAGTGGAAATGTTTATGATGGAAGATAAAGCTGTTGATTATTCAATTGACGGGAACATAGAAAATGATTTATTGGTTATAAATCCTGAAGTTCATTTACAACATTTTCATTATCCGGTTCATTTGAAAAATGCGAAAGAAATTTCCGAAGATGATAAAAGAAATTATTTTCTTTCCCTGCATCGTGAGCCGGAAAGCGGCGAAGTGATTTTCACTTCTTTGTCGCCTGCATTATTAAGAGTTCTTGAATTGTTGTTAGAAGAACCAATGTCTGCAAACGCAGTCGCAGCAAGCATTTGCAAGGAAATGAATTTTGAAAGAAATAATGAAATTGATGCAATGCTTTTGCAGTTTGTCCAAAATGCTTTGGAAACAAAATTGATTTTGGGTTTTCTGGTAAGATAG
- the hisS gene encoding histidine--tRNA ligase: MSKVSLPQGTRDFSADVVRKRQYIFNTIKNVFELYGFQPLETPAMENIETLMGKYGDEGDKLIFKILNNGLDNPAKAEKTKLGFEDILQGKTNKNITERALRYDLTIPFARYVAMNHGQLTFPFKRYQIQPVWRADRPQRGRYREFYQCDADVVGSKSLLNEVELTNIYATVFNQLKIDVEIKINSRKILSALAEICGGADKMLDITIAIDKLDKIGLEKVKEELSQRGLNESQIATIEQYLNIAGSNDEKISLIKDLFGNNEAGKKGIEEIEYVLSNFTAHDSRLAVDFTLARGLNYYTGIIFEIKAKDVQMGSIGGGGRYDDLTSLFGVPNIAGVGISFGVDRIYDVMEELNLFPQEVQTGTQVLFFNLGNEEAKVAYQLMQTLRSKGIRSELFHENSKLDKQFKYAEKKNIPFIIIIGSKEMEEKNCTIKNLQTGVQQAFPLQSANDLVALIQA; encoded by the coding sequence ATGAGCAAAGTTTCTCTTCCACAAGGCACACGCGATTTCAGCGCGGACGTTGTTCGCAAGCGACAGTATATTTTCAATACAATAAAAAATGTTTTTGAACTGTACGGTTTTCAACCTTTGGAAACACCGGCGATGGAAAACATCGAAACCCTGATGGGAAAATATGGCGACGAAGGCGATAAACTCATTTTTAAAATTCTGAATAACGGGTTGGATAATCCTGCAAAAGCAGAAAAAACAAAGCTGGGTTTTGAAGATATTTTGCAGGGCAAAACCAATAAAAATATTACCGAACGCGCCTTGCGTTACGACCTTACCATTCCTTTCGCGCGCTATGTTGCCATGAATCACGGGCAGCTCACATTTCCATTTAAGCGTTATCAAATTCAGCCTGTGTGGCGTGCGGACAGACCGCAGCGCGGGCGTTACAGGGAATTTTATCAGTGCGATGCAGATGTTGTCGGCAGTAAATCTTTGCTGAACGAAGTGGAACTGACCAACATTTATGCGACCGTTTTTAATCAACTGAAAATTGATGTTGAAATAAAAATCAACAGCCGGAAAATTCTTTCTGCACTCGCAGAAATTTGTGGCGGCGCAGATAAAATGCTCGATATTACGATTGCCATTGACAAGCTCGATAAAATAGGTTTGGAAAAAGTGAAAGAAGAATTGTCGCAAAGAGGTTTGAATGAAAGTCAGATTGCGACAATTGAACAATATTTAAACATCGCCGGAAGTAATGACGAAAAAATTAGTTTGATAAAGGATTTATTCGGCAATAACGAAGCGGGCAAAAAAGGCATTGAAGAAATTGAGTATGTTTTAAGCAATTTCACGGCTCACGATTCACGGCTTGCGGTTGATTTTACTTTGGCGCGCGGCTTGAATTATTACACGGGAATTATTTTTGAAATCAAAGCAAAAGACGTACAAATGGGCAGCATCGGCGGCGGCGGTCGTTACGATGATTTGACAAGTTTGTTCGGCGTTCCCAATATTGCTGGCGTGGGCATTAGCTTTGGCGTGGACAGGATTTACGATGTGATGGAAGAACTGAATTTGTTTCCGCAGGAAGTCCAGACGGGTACACAGGTTTTATTTTTCAATCTTGGAAATGAGGAAGCAAAAGTTGCTTATCAATTAATGCAAACATTGCGCAGCAAAGGTATTCGCAGCGAATTGTTTCATGAAAATTCAAAGCTCGACAAGCAATTCAAATACGCCGAAAAGAAAAACATTCCTTTCATCATTATTATAGGCAGCAAAGAAATGGAAGAAAAAAATTGTACCATCAAAAATCTGCAAACAGGCGTGCAACAGGCATTTCCTTTGCAAAGTGCTAATGATTTGGTAGCTTTGATACAAGCATAA
- a CDS encoding low molecular weight protein-tyrosine-phosphatase has translation MKVLMVCLGNICRSPLAEGILQHKADEQNLGWEIDSAGTGSWHTGEAPHRLSQKIARNHGIDISHLRARQFRKEDMLNFDKVYVMDNENYNDVRRMSGNLFDENKVDLILNVLHPNRNEEVPDPWYVNTDAAFEEVFQMLDEAGEAIIKNNQSTIFDNQ, from the coding sequence ATGAAAGTTTTAATGGTTTGTCTCGGCAACATTTGTCGCAGTCCTTTGGCGGAAGGCATTTTACAACACAAAGCCGACGAGCAAAATTTAGGTTGGGAAATCGACAGTGCAGGTACAGGAAGCTGGCACACAGGCGAAGCGCCGCACAGGCTTTCGCAAAAAATTGCGAGGAATCACGGCATCGACATTTCGCATTTGCGCGCGCGGCAATTCAGGAAAGAAGATATGCTGAACTTCGATAAAGTTTATGTAATGGACAATGAAAATTACAACGATGTACGAAGAATGAGCGGAAATTTGTTTGATGAAAACAAAGTGGATTTAATACTGAATGTATTGCATCCAAACCGCAACGAAGAAGTTCCCGACCCCTGGTACGTCAATACCGACGCGGCTTTTGAAGAAGTGTTCCAAATGTTGGATGAAGCGGGCGAAGCTATTATAAAAAATAATCAATCTACAATATTCGATAACCAATGA
- a CDS encoding PadR family transcriptional regulator, translating to MDIQNTQSQMRKGILEFCILSIIKQAEAYPSDIAEKMKAANLNVLEGTLYPLLTRLKNASLLTYRWVESVSGPPRKYFSLTDEGLSFLQELEKTWKELADAVNLVTNQNS from the coding sequence ATGGATATTCAAAATACACAGAGCCAGATGCGGAAAGGGATTTTGGAGTTTTGCATTTTATCCATCATCAAACAGGCGGAAGCATATCCGAGCGATATTGCGGAAAAAATGAAAGCCGCGAATTTGAACGTGCTGGAAGGAACATTGTACCCTTTATTAACCAGACTGAAAAATGCAAGTTTATTAACCTACCGTTGGGTAGAAAGCGTGTCGGGACCACCAAGAAAATATTTCAGCCTGACGGACGAAGGACTTTCCTTTTTGCAAGAACTGGAAAAAACATGGAAAGAACTTGCAGATGCAGTGAATCTGGTAACAAATCAAAATTCATAA
- a CDS encoding PspC domain-containing protein — protein sequence MKKVININFQGRVVMIEEEAYEELKSYIESLRRHFANEEGSDEIINDIENRISELFAEVIKKGNPCVSESDLEAIIHSIGRPEDLEDEETATASSSQQQSSETRSQQAFQQTNTSGQKQFFRDETNKKIGGVCAGIANYFNIDPTVVRLIALILLIIYGVGLIPYIILWIAVPSSATQVIGSTHKRFYRDLSHKTIGGVCSGIANYFSISLWIPKVIFLIGAFCSFPLSIAFGIIHHGNFFFPGMNGFFITLYIILWAVVPAAVTASDKLSMKGKNVDLNNIKDTVQEDLSDGKKKVNNMKTSSAPELIPVRERSTLGNIIVTLLKVFAYFILGCILIGVICGLFAIGIAMFGLYPLKGYIIGGTWQNTLAIIAFILVVWLPIVGIIIWIIRSITHTKSNRYLRMTFVGLWLAGLISLIGLIGSVWDDVREVNNPVEQAVTLTNPMVQKLEINYIRENRPYRFSRNWMFGRSSYSVQTTRTYYHRHTIFDDFVSSIKDSVLLNNTSLHFVPSLNDSFAVDITKLSNGSSVANANLLAERINYSGIAQQDSVLNIPSYFTLNTTDKFRNQFVVITVAVPLGKKIIVHQNDGYANEIDLGFQDFYDNNDDSYLSYSHRKNMQFDEEYVMTKDGLKRTHVDTDDDDNDNDENTLSEQKLQEQQQKLNEQKERLRQQNEEKKHKLQEQIQQLKKDSEKINTISANFEMPAVLVGKAFLKMI from the coding sequence ATGAAAAAAGTAATAAACATAAACTTTCAGGGGCGCGTAGTGATGATTGAAGAAGAAGCCTACGAAGAGCTGAAGTCTTACATCGAAAGCCTGCGCAGACATTTTGCCAACGAAGAAGGCAGCGACGAAATCATCAACGACATTGAAAACCGTATTTCCGAACTGTTTGCTGAAGTGATTAAAAAAGGAAATCCATGCGTGAGCGAAAGCGATTTGGAAGCCATTATTCACAGCATTGGTCGTCCGGAAGATTTGGAAGATGAAGAAACGGCAACAGCGTCTTCTTCACAACAGCAGTCTTCTGAAACACGCTCGCAGCAAGCATTTCAGCAAACAAATACAAGCGGACAAAAACAGTTTTTCCGCGACGAAACCAACAAAAAAATCGGCGGTGTGTGTGCAGGCATTGCCAATTATTTCAACATCGACCCAACGGTTGTGCGTTTAATTGCACTTATTTTATTGATAATTTACGGTGTAGGACTTATTCCTTATATCATTTTGTGGATTGCCGTTCCAAGTTCTGCAACGCAGGTCATCGGTTCAACACACAAAAGATTTTATAGGGATTTGTCGCACAAAACCATTGGCGGCGTTTGCTCCGGCATTGCCAATTATTTCAGCATCAGCCTTTGGATTCCGAAAGTCATTTTCCTGATTGGCGCGTTTTGCTCGTTTCCGTTGAGCATTGCATTCGGAATTATTCATCATGGCAATTTTTTCTTTCCGGGTATGAACGGATTTTTCATCACGCTATATATTATTCTTTGGGCAGTTGTTCCCGCCGCAGTTACGGCATCTGACAAGCTTTCCATGAAAGGGAAAAATGTGGATTTAAACAATATTAAAGATACTGTGCAGGAAGATTTGAGCGACGGTAAAAAAAAAGTCAATAATATGAAAACTTCATCTGCTCCTGAACTAATTCCCGTGCGCGAACGCTCGACGTTGGGCAACATTATTGTTACGCTGCTCAAAGTTTTCGCCTACTTTATTTTAGGTTGTATTTTAATCGGCGTTATTTGCGGCTTATTTGCCATAGGCATTGCAATGTTTGGTTTGTACCCGTTGAAAGGCTATATCATTGGCGGTACATGGCAAAATACACTGGCGATTATTGCGTTTATTTTAGTTGTGTGGCTGCCGATTGTCGGTATTATTATCTGGATAATCCGTTCGATTACTCATACAAAAAGCAATCGTTATTTGCGCATGACTTTTGTAGGACTTTGGCTCGCCGGATTAATTTCTTTAATCGGATTAATTGGTTCGGTTTGGGACGATGTACGCGAAGTAAATAATCCTGTTGAACAGGCTGTAACTCTTACCAATCCTATGGTTCAGAAGTTGGAGATTAATTATATCCGTGAAAATCGCCCGTATCGATTCAGCAGAAATTGGATGTTTGGGCGCAGCTCTTACAGCGTTCAAACCACAAGAACATATTATCACAGGCATACGATTTTTGATGATTTCGTATCATCCATTAAAGACTCGGTTTTACTTAATAATACAAGCCTGCATTTTGTGCCGTCGCTCAACGATTCTTTCGCAGTGGATATCACAAAATTATCCAACGGAAGTTCTGTTGCCAATGCGAATTTGTTAGCAGAAAGAATTAATTATTCCGGCATTGCGCAACAAGATTCCGTATTAAATATTCCGAGTTATTTCACGTTGAATACGACGGATAAATTTCGCAATCAGTTTGTGGTAATTACGGTTGCCGTGCCTTTGGGAAAGAAAATAATTGTGCATCAAAACGATGGTTATGCCAATGAAATTGATTTAGGATTTCAAGATTTTTATGATAATAATGATGATAGCTATTTAAGTTATTCTCATAGAAAAAATATGCAGTTTGACGAAGAATATGTAATGACAAAAGACGGCTTGAAACGCACACACGTCGATACAGACGATGACGACAATGATAACGATGAAAACACTTTGTCCGAACAAAAATTGCAGGAACAGCAACAAAAATTAAACGAGCAGAAAGAACGCCTGAGACAACAAAATGAAGAAAAGAAACACAAATTGCAAGAACAGATTCAGCAATTGAAAAAAGACAGTGAGAAAATAAATACGATTAGCGCCAATTTTGAAATGCCTGCAGTGCTTGTAGGTAAAGCATTTTTGAAAATGATTTGA
- a CDS encoding competence/damage-inducible protein A → MKHISASIITIGDELLIGQVIDTNSAWLAQELNKTGVWLEQKTSVGDDETQILKGLQDAEKSSDIIILTGGLGPTKDDLTKDILNKYFNGKLVLNEDALRNVEAIFKQYNRPLLEVNYNQALVPDVCKVLLNDRGTAPGMLFEKNGKLFFSLPGVPHEMKAMFERSVLPEIKSHFKLSPVEHRTLITVGIGESFLAERIKDFEANLPQNIKLAYLPATRMVRLRLTEHISSNNSLIDEKFSELQNLLPDVMVANEDISVSAAIGKLLLQKNRTISTAESCTGGYLAHLFTSVAGASQYFYGSIVSYTNDVKANVLGVQKSTLDEFTAVSEQTVKEMVWNVREKMNTDYALATTGIFGPGGGTDETPVGTVWIAVANNQIIKTQKLNLSYTRERNNEATTIAVFTLLKQFMDEGN, encoded by the coding sequence ATGAAGCATATAAGCGCTTCCATAATTACCATTGGAGACGAATTACTGATAGGACAAGTCATAGATACCAACAGCGCATGGCTGGCGCAGGAACTCAACAAAACCGGTGTTTGGCTCGAACAAAAGACAAGTGTTGGCGATGATGAAACACAAATACTGAAAGGCTTGCAGGATGCAGAAAAATCGTCCGACATTATCATTCTCACAGGCGGACTCGGACCTACAAAAGACGACCTTACAAAAGATATTCTCAACAAATATTTCAACGGAAAACTCGTATTGAATGAAGACGCTTTGCGAAATGTGGAAGCCATTTTCAAGCAATACAATCGTCCGTTGTTGGAAGTAAATTACAATCAGGCACTTGTTCCGGACGTATGCAAAGTTTTACTCAACGACAGAGGCACTGCCCCCGGAATGTTGTTTGAGAAAAACGGTAAATTATTTTTCAGTCTGCCCGGCGTGCCGCACGAAATGAAAGCGATGTTCGAGCGCTCCGTTTTACCCGAAATAAAATCTCATTTTAAACTATCGCCTGTCGAACACAGAACATTAATAACCGTTGGCATCGGCGAATCTTTTTTGGCAGAAAGAATAAAAGACTTTGAAGCAAATCTTCCGCAAAACATCAAACTCGCCTATTTGCCTGCAACGCGCATGGTGCGCTTACGTTTGACGGAACATATTTCTTCAAACAATTCGCTCATAGACGAAAAATTTAGTGAACTGCAAAATTTACTTCCCGACGTAATGGTTGCCAATGAAGACATTTCTGTTTCCGCAGCAATTGGGAAATTATTATTACAAAAAAATAGAACCATCTCAACGGCTGAAAGCTGCACGGGCGGCTATCTCGCGCATTTGTTCACGTCGGTGGCAGGTGCGTCGCAGTATTTTTACGGAAGCATCGTGAGTTATACTAATGACGTGAAAGCAAATGTATTGGGCGTGCAAAAATCGACGCTCGACGAGTTTACAGCCGTGAGCGAACAAACCGTAAAAGAAATGGTTTGGAATGTACGTGAAAAAATGAACACCGATTACGCGCTTGCCACAACAGGCATTTTCGGTCCCGGCGGCGGAACAGACGAAACACCTGTTGGCACTGTTTGGATTGCCGTTGCAAACAACCAAATAATCAAAACACAAAAACTAAATTTGTCCTACACGCGCGAGCGCAACAACGAAGCAACAACAATTGCAGTATTCACGTTGTTGAAACAATTTATGGATGAGGGAAACTGA